The Oscillatoria salina IIICB1 nucleotide sequence TTGCCGAAAGCATGGCTACTCCAGTCAATCCTAGCCAAATCCCCAGCCAGCGTCCCTTATTTGCCTTCTTTTGCGTTTTTTTCTGAGCAGGATGAGTTTTTTTGGTCATACGGGGACGTTTTCCCTGGGCTTGAGGGTGTTTTTCACGAGTTTTTCGAGCTGGCACTGGCTTCCTCACACACAAAAAAAATCAGTGGTTTAATAGTTTTGGCAATTAGAATTTGGCTAATTGCTCGAGAACACTCATACCAATTTTCTGCCGATCTCGCACAAAATCCGGCAAATGGTTCTCTAAAAATAGAATCGGGAATTCGTAGTCGAGCGTTTGTTTGCAGTTAGCTTCCCAATTTGAGAAGATATCACGATTAAAGAGAATTTTATCGTCGATTAATTAACTCTCCTGTTTTTTCTTGCTTTTTTGGCAAGTGAGAGTCTCTTTAAAAGCTTCCTGGCTAAAAGTTTAAGACGAGATATCTTTGCTGAAGGTTGCTTCTGCTACCTGACTAAATCCAGGTAAGCGCAATGATTTTCTCTGCCATAAACGTACCATCAGGAAGAGACACCCTAGGAAATAACCTGAAGTTAGGAGACTATTGAGAAATAGCAGGCGAAAGGCGAACACTTCTGAGGTTTGTTCTGCCCCAATTAACAATAAAGTGTATCCTAACAGCCAACCTAGTGCTAATGTAACTGATAAGCGACTTACGGTTTGTTGCTGACGGCTACCTTGACGTTTGTACAGCGTCCAGAGCGCCGGGAAAAATCCTAACACTGGCACTAGGTAAAAATATAATTGCAAGTGTTTGAGGTTTTTTTCTTGAAAACGGTCAAGGTTTTCCATTGTTTTTGTCGCCTATTGTTTACAATCAGTTTAACAATTTTGAGCTACTAAGGTGATTGGTCGCGATCGCTGCTTCGAGCGCTAGTTTTGCTGTAGTTTACCAAGATTTCTGCTGATTTAGCTAAAAATTTGCCGATGGAACCGTCTCCAATATCTCTTACGGCTATTGTTCTCGCTGGTGGACAAAGTTCTCGCATGGGTACTGATAAAGCTTTGCTGAGTATTGATAATCAACCTCTGCTGTATCGAGTTTGTCAGCTTGCTCAAGTTTGTGCTACTCAAGTCTTGGTGGTTACGCCTTGGCTGGAAAAATATCAGGAAGTTGTTCCTCCTGGTTGTAGGTTGGTTCGAGAAACTCGATCTCATGGACCTCTGGTTGGTTTTGCTCGAGGTTTAGCCTTTGTTGATACTGAGTGGGTGCTTTTGCTGGCTTGCGATTTGCCTTGTTTACCTGAGTCGGAATTGCTCAAA carries:
- a CDS encoding molybdenum cofactor guanylyltransferase yields the protein MEPSPISLTAIVLAGGQSSRMGTDKALLSIDNQPLLYRVCQLAQVCATQVLVVTPWLEKYQEVVPPGCRLVRETRSHGPLVGFARGLAFVDTEWVLLLACDLPCLPESELLKWLDYLDSVSAEAVALLPRHPQGWEPLAGFYRRSCLPQINDFVNQGGKSFQKWLKANYVQELPVTDPKMLFNCNTPADFQVAQRLVRPSLIN